A segment of the Knoellia sp. p5-6-4 genome:
GGACGAACCCCTTTCGGCTGTTGTTAACCATGTCCTCGAGTTGAGCGACTCCGAAGCGCAGATCGACCTCCTCTTTGATGGCCTCTTGGGCAAATTCAGGCAGTGAACTGTGGGCGATCTGTTGGCCAGTTATGATGGCGTGCATTGTCGCGCCATCGATGGCAATCATGGCTCCGACGGTTCTGTATTCCGGCAACTCGTCGTCTGGTCCGTAGCCGTCTAGCTCGCGCCTCGCCCAGTCACGCAGTTCCGTGGAACCGGCTCTGCCGCCGAGGGCGACACACTTACGAAGGGTGTCGGCAAGTGGCACCGAACTGTCCAGTGCTCCGTTTTCGATCTGGGCGAGTAAGCCGTCCGAAGACTTAGCCACGTGGACACCTCTCTGTCGGTTGTGTAGTGCGGGCAGCGCAGTCCGCTGGAGTGTGGGGGACGGCACTGTGGACAGGCAGATTCTGTGGCATCGGTTAGATCACCGATGGAGTTTGCGGTCCAAAATGCGCTGCCACTTACGGACGGTCGATAGATCGCCGTCCTGAAGGAGGCGCATGTGAGACAGCCGATTGCGGACTGGAAGCACCTCCATTGCCAACTTCGTCCAGACAATCTCTTCAACGCCTAGGCCGCCGAACTCAGGTCGTCGTCGAAGCTCCAAGAGTTCGCCAAGGGACAACCATTCGAGGGGATCCCGGAGTTCTCGAATGCTCTTGGCCGCGGCATATGCGTCGCCCTTGGCCCTCTCAAGAGTTTTGGTCGGAAGGTCGCCATTCAGCGCCTCCTGCCTCCAGGTGGCGCCCCAGAGAGTTCTAGCTCGTGCGCGGATAGCTCGCCGAAGGGTTCGCTCCAGCGACCATACGGCGCCGAATGTCTCGTTCATGGACCTAGGCGTATGCGTCATGGCGGCAAGGGCGTCCGCGAGGGCTTCTCTGAGCTCGCCGTGCCTAGTCGGCATTGTCCATTTGAAGTCCTCGCCCTGAAGTTGGACGAGCCCGGCACCGCAGAGGGCCTCCAGCACTCGGGGCGTAGGGAGGGTCAGAGCCTCATCGCGTGTGCACATTGACTCGAACAGCGCATGGTCCAGGGACGCGAGAACTTCGTCCCCCAGTTCCTCCAAGATGCAGGCAAGAGTCTGCCAAAGATCTTGGTTGGGACGTTCAGCGTGGATGGGCAGGACCGCGGCGGGGTCCCCCCTCTCGCGACTGACAGGCGTCGCCAGCGGAGGCAGGAGCAGTTTTGCGTCCTCCAACAACGAGCTGCCCGGAACAGCGGGATATCGGATCCGGGGGTATCGAGACACCAGGACGACGTTGATGCTTCTGTCCAGGTCTGAACTAACGCGCTCTCGCAGAAGGCCGAGGCCGTTGCCCGCGGAATCGGAGCACATCGACTCCACGTCGGTGAGCACCACTCGAATGGGTCCGTCGTCAAGGGTCTCGGCCAAGTAGTCCGAGACCGTCATGACATGCTCCGAAACAGCGGTGAAGCCGGTTCTCAAGGGCTCATGGGCGTAACCGACCAGCGCCAGAACCAGGCCGTATCGCGAGGACTGCTGGGATACATCCTCGATCCACTGGGAGAGATACGAGGAATCGCTGCTCACATCAGCTCCAGAAGTGAGTTGAGCGAATAGCCGCGATCCGCTCGGTGCACGAGCCCAAGGTTCAACAGGTGGTCGAGCGCCTGGGGCTCAGTCTCGGCCAGGGTCCCGAAGTCGTTAGGAGAATCCATCAGAATTTCGAGCAGAATCGCCTCTGTCGCGTAGTAGCGACGCACGTGGTCGACCATCTCGCCGACGTTGCCTGTGACGGATGCCTTCCAAGGCAGCAGAGCGTGCAGGACCTCGGATCGCGTGATTCGGCGACGGTAGACGTCTATGGGTAAGTCACTGACCACTCGAGAGGCAAGGTTCCGGTAGAGAAATGCATGGCCACCCGAAGCGTCAAACAGAGCTTCGAGAGCGCCAGCCTCAATCTCGATGCCCATTTTCGCCCCGATTGACGTGGCTAGTTCGTCAGCCTCAGATCTCTCGAATGGTCCAAGGTAGTGAGCCTTGGCCCATGAAAAGAGCGGGTTTGGGCGACCGTAAAGCCGTCCGCCCTCGATGATGGCGCTGGTGAGCCCTGACAAAACGAATGTGAAGTTGGGCGTCTCCTGCACCAGGCTGCGAAGTGCTCCGAGCATCTGCGCTACTTGAGGCATGGCCCCTTCGGCTACATCGATCTGGTCTGCAGGCGTCAGATACTCGATCTCATCGAGGAGAAGCAGGATCGCTACGCCGTCAGCGTCTAGTTTCCCAAGTAGGGTTTGGAGCGCCGTCTTCATCTCCACGATGGTGGGCGTCTTGGAGAGCTGCGCTAGCTCTTGGGTTCGAAGTCCACGCTCTTTCAAGGCCACCAGAAGCCTGCGGCGTAGTTCGGCCAAGATGTCGGGCGTGGGGTCGGCTGGGGGCGACGGAAATGCCTCCAAGTCCATCAGAATCGTCACCGTGTTCGTCGACTGCAGCATGTCTGAGAGCTGCATCAGCACGCTGGTCTTGCCTGCTTTTCGGAGGCCAAACACGCCTGCGACGCGCTGGTTCTTGACGTCGTCCCGCAGGGTTTGAAGAAGCGTGCGCCGGCCGAAGAATCGGCTCCCACGGACGGGGGTCGTCTCATAGAATAGATCGCGGCTGTAAATGTAATCCCGGATGAGGGAGATGAACGACAACGCATCCTCTCCCATTTCAGCCTCAAGTGGGATCGCCATAACTTCCGGCCTTGACCAGTCATCGAGCTTGACCCGAAGGCGGGGGTCGGGGGCGCTCAAGAACAAGAGATCTGGGGACACCTCGCGGCCGAGGCGGTTGAGGACATTGCGTGCTGTTTGGTATGTCCTGACCTGGATGTCCCGGTGCGGGCTATAGAAGAGGACGACTTCACGCGTCAGGCCGAAAGCTGCTTCGATGGCGCCGCTGAATCGGACAAGAGCGATGCCGCAATCCTGGAAGCCGGACTCCTTGCACAAGCCAGCAAAAACGACCTGTGACCCGAGTTTCCGCAGTGACTCGCGGTGCCGCATGAACTCGGGGAAACGGCGCCCCAAGCGCTCAACGTTCTTGGCGAGATCTGGGCTACTGGGCTCGGGTATGGCCCCTGCCCGCCAACTGTTGTAGATGGAGGCCGGAGTCGTGGCAGGTGCGCCTTGGGGCAGTCCCGGAGGCTGCACTTCCCTCGAAGGGCGAACGGGGGCGGGTCGAGGCGTCGGACGAGGAGCGGGCCGAGGTGTCGAACGAGCAGCGGCGCGAGGAATGTTCCTGGACCCCGCGAGCTCTTGTCTGATTCGTCGGACCACTGGCGGGTCAATCGTGCTTGAGGCTGATCGAACGAACTCGCCTTGGCTCTTTATGTAGGCAAGCAGCGTCTTGGAGTCCACGCCAAGTTCCTTGGCCAGCTCGTAGACCCTGATCTTCGCCATGTCCCCTCCACTCCCAGGCAGACAGAGTGGTGCCCCCTGTCGCCGCGCACAGGCTACCCACAGGAGGTGCGACGCCGCGGGACCTCATCCGTTGGGCTCGTCAAACCGCGGCCAGCGCCAGGGATAGCAGGTGCCCGTTTACTGTGTGGGGTTCTGCCTCAGCAGGGACGCTCCATCGTGCGCGCGGATCGCGGGTCCTGATTGGGCCAGTGCGTCGGTGATCCGAGCGGCGTATGCCTCGAGCATGGAGTCCGGCAGTTGGGAGTGTGGATGCCAGGCGACCTCAGCTGCTTCCGGGGACTCCTCGCTTGGCTTGGATGCGAGTTGACTGCGAAAGACAAGGGCGACGATTCCAAGGTTCATGTTCTTGTAAACGCCGGTCAGGGGGCCCACCGCGATCTCGGCCCCGGTCTCCTCGCGGACTTCTCGACGGAGCCCATCTTCAATGGTCTCTTCGAGCTCCAGCACACCGCCGGGAGGCTCCCAGCGCCCATTGTCGCGGCGCTTGATGAGCAGGACGTTCTCACCGGTGTCGTCGAAGATCGCCGCCGCGACGCTGACTGAGTGGCGCGGTGTGTCGCTCATGGGGTCACCTCCATCTGCCAGAGTGTAGGCAGTACGGACGACTGGAGGAGTGAGCCATGCTGGACCTGGGCGAGGTCAACAAGTCCTCCGACACGCCCGCCTTCAAGCAGATCGCTGCTGGACTGCGCGAGTCCATCGGTGCTGGTCGGCTGGCGCCAGGGGACAAGGTTCCATCCGAGTCGCAGCTCATGGAGCATTTCGGCGTAGCCCGAATGACCGTGCGGCAGGCGCTATCGGAGCTGCGGGCCGAAGGGCTGCTGGTTGCCGAGCATGGGCGCGGCGTCTTCGTTCGTGAGCGTCCGGTTGTGCGACGCGTGGCCTCGGATCGCTTCGCGCGCCGGCACCGTGCGGCGGGGCATGCCGCGTTCATCGCCGAGGCTGAGGGAGTGGGGACCCCGTCCGTAGACGAGATCCAGGTCGGTTACGAGGCGGCGTCGGCTGTGGTTCGAGAGGCGTTGGAGTTGCCAGCGCGAAGCCGTGTTGTGGCGCGCCATCGCCGCTACCTCATGGACGGACAGCCGGTGGAACTCGGGTCCTCATACATTCCTGCGACGATCGCCAAGGGCACTCAGATCGAGCAGGCCGACACCGGCCCCGGCGGCGTATATGCCCGTCTCGAGGAGGCCGGCCATACATTGGCCGAGTTCACGGAAGAGGTCGGCGCACGAATGCCCACACCCGAGGAGCGGCGGCGACTTCGTCTGCCTGCTGGGACTCCCGTACTCACGGTTCGTCGGGTGGCGTTCGACACCGAGGGTCGTCGTGTGGAGCTGACCGACACGGTCAAGGCTGCGCCGAGCTACGTGCTGGAGTACCGCTTCCCAGCGATCTGACTTCGGCAATCTCTTGCTTGTCTAGAGGAGTGTGCTTTACTGACTGCTGTCGGTACTGCTCTAGACAAGTAGAGGTGATTTGCAATGGCTATTCAGCCGAGGATTCGTGTGCTGTTCGAAGACGTGTTCCCGGATGGGGCACTCATGCGTGGCGAGGTCGCGGCGGTCGAGGACTTCGACGCTCTGCAGGCGGCCAGGGCTGCGGGACGAGAGCCGGGGGACATCCAGCTGCGGGACAAGGTGACCGGACTGCGCGTCTGGGAAGTCCGCGTGGTCGACCTCGACGAGAACGCTCGCAAGGGGCAGGGCGAGGTCACGGTGAAGATCTCCGCCGACGTCCAGCCGGTGCCGCCGCCGAAGCCGGATGGGCAGAAGCTGCGGCCCGTTGAGTTCGAGAACCTGACGGCTACGGCGTGGATCGACGACCGGGGCAGCCGTCCGAACATCGCGTGGTCGTACCGCGCTGATGCTGTACGCGCCCCGGGCACCAAGTCTGTGAGTGGATCCAGCAACGGTCAGCGTCAGCCCGAGAAGGGGGCGGCGTGATGCGTCCTGCTGATGCCGTGGCGTGGGCCGACGCGTTCGACGTCGACGTGAAGGACCTCCCCTCGGTTCTGACCCACGAGGTGGCCCGGGTCGACGGGGTCCGCAACGAGCTGGCACAGCTGGTGCGCGAGTTCGTGAACGCACCGGACGACGAGATTCGGCGTGGTGTCTACCGGGCGTACTCCGCACTAGGTGCCGCGCAGTCTCGGGTGATGGCGGTTGCTTCCGACGCTCGTCGATCCGCCTGAGGGAAGGAGCGCCGTCGTGGGGGAGCGCAGGGGAGCGATGTTCGATAGCGACGAGCCAGTCGCCCTGATTTTCGAGGCGGCGGTCCGGCTGGTCATGTTCGCGGCGTGGTCGGTGTTCCGGCTGGCAAGGTTCGCGGTGCGCCGTCCGTTGCGTGCGCTGCCGGTCGTTGGGCTGGTGCTGCTGGACCGCTATGCCGGCCACGCAGCCGTTCTCCTCCTCGTCGCTTGTTTGGGTGCCGCGCTGGCTGTGTGGCGCCTGGGCTCGCCGGACTCCTATAGGCGCATGGCGAGACCGCGTTTGAACGAGCTGTGGCTGTCGTTGACCTACCCGCGCAAGTGGCGGCGGGTCGCGCACCGGGTGGGTCTGGTTGCGCACGACTACGACAACGACCGCTCGCGCCGGTACGTCTACGGCGCACTGCACAAGGTGAAGGTGACTCCGGCCGGGATCGTCCGCCTCCATGTGGCGATCCCGGTCGGGCTCACCCTCGACGACTACGCCCGCCGAGCCGATGCCCTTGCAGTCGCCTTCGGAGCGAGGGAAGCACGGGTGTCTGCGGCCGGGGCGACGTCCGTCTGGATCGAGTTGCACCGCTCCGACGTCCTCGCCTCAACGATCCGACCGCTCCCGGCCGAGCCCGCCCACGCGCTGAACCTTGCCGCGGTTCCCATCGGGCGACACGAGGACGGGACGTTGTGGCGGTTTTCCCTGTGGCAAACCCACGTCCTGATTGCGGGAGCAACTGGTGCGGGCAAGGGCTCCATCCTCTGGTCCCTGCTGCACGGGCTGTCCCCGGCCATCGATGCCGGGTGGGTTCAGGTGTGGGCCATCGACCCCAAGGGCGGCATGGAGCTTCGCCCCGGTGCTCGGTTGTTCTCGCGGTTCGAAGACGGCACTCCCGAGACGATGTGCGACCTGCTCGAGGACCTCGCCGCCGTGATGGACGCCCGCGCCAAGACGCTGGCCGCCCAGGGTGTCCGCAAGCATCAGCCGTCGCCGGACTCCCCGCACGTGCTGGCCGTTATCGACGAGCTGGCGACCCTGACGGCGTTCGCGGAACGGTCGGTGGTGCGCCGCATCGAGCAGGCTCTGGGGCTGCTGCTGACCAAGGGCCGTGCGGTCGGCATCACCGTCCTCGCCGCGGTGCAGGACCCCGGTAAGGACGTCGTCGGCTGGCGTGACCTGTTCCCGACCCGGGTGGCGATGCGCCTGGACAACCCGATCCAGGTCGACATGGTCCTCGGCGAGGGAGCCCGCGACCTCGGGGCCACCGCCGACCACATCTCCGAGCACACGCCTGGTGTGGCGTTCGTCCGCGTCGAGGGCACCCGTGCAATCCGACGCGTGCGGGCCTCCTACCTCACGGACGACGACATCGCGGCTCTCGCGTCGTCCGTTACCGCATCTCCCGCCCTGAGCGCACCACGACCGCCGAAGCCGCTCGATCTGTTCGACGACCTGATGGCCGAGCCTGCCCAAGCGCCCACGGTCGAGGCCGACCCCAAGCCTGCTGCGACCAGCAAGAACGAGAGTCCTGCCCCGAGGCCCGCACGCAAACCGCGGAAGCCGCGCAAGCCCCGCAATCGCGACGGGTCTTGGGTGGCCTGACGATGCCCACGGACAACGCCACGGGGTTCCAGCGGTTCTCCGGATACGGGGAGAACGCTCCGCTCGACCTGGACCTGAGCTCCGCCGCCGTGGCACGGCAAATCGCCAAACGCATGCTGTCGCCGGACTTCGACGACTGGTCCGAAGCCGTCTCCCGCGTCGGGTTCTGTCTGCACCCGATCCACCTCGTCGGGTCCTCGACCACCGTTAACACCGGGACGGGGGAGGTGCTGTCGGTCTACTCCTCCGACCATGAGCCGATGGGCACCACCCTGACCCGGTGCGGCAACCGCCGAGCCAGCGTGTGCCCGTCCTGCTCGCGGGTCTACGCGGCCGACATGTTCCACCTCATCCGAGCCGGGGTCAGCGGCGGCAAGGGCGTCCCCGCCACAGTCAGCGAGAACCCGCTCGTCTTCGCCACCGTCACCGCACCGTCGTTCGGGCACGTCCACGGGAAGCGGGACAACGGCCGTCGCTGCCGACAGCACGCCAAGGAGAAGCGGTGCGAGCACGGCAGGCCGACGACCTGCTTCGCCACTCACGAGGATGGGGACTCGCTGCTGGGGCAGCCGTTGTGCGGGGAGTGTTACGACTACGCCTCCCACGTCGTGTGGCAGTGGTGGGCCCCGGAGCTGTGGCGACGCTTCACCATCGCTCTCAAGCGACTCCTCGCGGACCGGGTCGGGGTCAAGGAGAAGCAGCTGCCGGACTACGCAACGGTGCAGTACGCCAAGGTCGCCGAGTACCAGCTGCGCGGACTCATCCACTTCCACGCCCTGATCCGCCTCGACGGACCCAAGACGGACACCGGCTTCGCTGCTGCGCCGGAGTGGCTCACCGCCGACCTCGTCTCGGATCTCGTCGCGGAGGCAGCTGCAGCCGTGCGGTTCACCGCCCCACCGGTCTTCGATGGCGACGCCCCACGGGTGCTGGCGTTCGGTGCCCAGGTCGACACGCGCCCGGTCCGCACGGGACACCGCACCGACGACCCCGAGCAGGCCCTGACCGCCGAGCAGGTTGCCGGCTACCTCGCGAAGTACTCGACGAAGTCGGCCACCGACACGGTCGACGCCAACGGACTGAACCCTCACCTGCGCAGGGTCGAGGAGGTCGCCACCGAGTTCGCCGG
Coding sequences within it:
- a CDS encoding AAA family ATPase is translated as MGRRFPEFMRHRESLRKLGSQVVFAGLCKESGFQDCGIALVRFSGAIEAAFGLTREVVLFYSPHRDIQVRTYQTARNVLNRLGREVSPDLLFLSAPDPRLRVKLDDWSRPEVMAIPLEAEMGEDALSFISLIRDYIYSRDLFYETTPVRGSRFFGRRTLLQTLRDDVKNQRVAGVFGLRKAGKTSVLMQLSDMLQSTNTVTILMDLEAFPSPPADPTPDILAELRRRLLVALKERGLRTQELAQLSKTPTIVEMKTALQTLLGKLDADGVAILLLLDEIEYLTPADQIDVAEGAMPQVAQMLGALRSLVQETPNFTFVLSGLTSAIIEGGRLYGRPNPLFSWAKAHYLGPFERSEADELATSIGAKMGIEIEAGALEALFDASGGHAFLYRNLASRVVSDLPIDVYRRRITRSEVLHALLPWKASVTGNVGEMVDHVRRYYATEAILLEILMDSPNDFGTLAETEPQALDHLLNLGLVHRADRGYSLNSLLELM
- a CDS encoding NUDIX hydrolase, whose amino-acid sequence is MSDTPRHSVSVAAAIFDDTGENVLLIKRRDNGRWEPPGGVLELEETIEDGLRREVREETGAEIAVGPLTGVYKNMNLGIVALVFRSQLASKPSEESPEAAEVAWHPHSQLPDSMLEAYAARITDALAQSGPAIRAHDGASLLRQNPTQ
- a CDS encoding GntR family transcriptional regulator, with product MLDLGEVNKSSDTPAFKQIAAGLRESIGAGRLAPGDKVPSESQLMEHFGVARMTVRQALSELRAEGLLVAEHGRGVFVRERPVVRRVASDRFARRHRAAGHAAFIAEAEGVGTPSVDEIQVGYEAASAVVREALELPARSRVVARHRRYLMDGQPVELGSSYIPATIAKGTQIEQADTGPGGVYARLEEAGHTLAEFTEEVGARMPTPEERRRLRLPAGTPVLTVRRVAFDTEGRRVELTDTVKAAPSYVLEYRFPAI
- a CDS encoding plasmid replication, integration and excision activator; this encodes MAIQPRIRVLFEDVFPDGALMRGEVAAVEDFDALQAARAAGREPGDIQLRDKVTGLRVWEVRVVDLDENARKGQGEVTVKISADVQPVPPPKPDGQKLRPVEFENLTATAWIDDRGSRPNIAWSYRADAVRAPGTKSVSGSSNGQRQPEKGAA
- a CDS encoding FtsK/SpoIIIE domain-containing protein — its product is MGERRGAMFDSDEPVALIFEAAVRLVMFAAWSVFRLARFAVRRPLRALPVVGLVLLDRYAGHAAVLLLVACLGAALAVWRLGSPDSYRRMARPRLNELWLSLTYPRKWRRVAHRVGLVAHDYDNDRSRRYVYGALHKVKVTPAGIVRLHVAIPVGLTLDDYARRADALAVAFGAREARVSAAGATSVWIELHRSDVLASTIRPLPAEPAHALNLAAVPIGRHEDGTLWRFSLWQTHVLIAGATGAGKGSILWSLLHGLSPAIDAGWVQVWAIDPKGGMELRPGARLFSRFEDGTPETMCDLLEDLAAVMDARAKTLAAQGVRKHQPSPDSPHVLAVIDELATLTAFAERSVVRRIEQALGLLLTKGRAVGITVLAAVQDPGKDVVGWRDLFPTRVAMRLDNPIQVDMVLGEGARDLGATADHISEHTPGVAFVRVEGTRAIRRVRASYLTDDDIAALASSVTASPALSAPRPPKPLDLFDDLMAEPAQAPTVEADPKPAATSKNESPAPRPARKPRKPRKPRNRDGSWVA
- a CDS encoding replication initiator, translating into MPTDNATGFQRFSGYGENAPLDLDLSSAAVARQIAKRMLSPDFDDWSEAVSRVGFCLHPIHLVGSSTTVNTGTGEVLSVYSSDHEPMGTTLTRCGNRRASVCPSCSRVYAADMFHLIRAGVSGGKGVPATVSENPLVFATVTAPSFGHVHGKRDNGRRCRQHAKEKRCEHGRPTTCFATHEDGDSLLGQPLCGECYDYASHVVWQWWAPELWRRFTIALKRLLADRVGVKEKQLPDYATVQYAKVAEYQLRGLIHFHALIRLDGPKTDTGFAAAPEWLTADLVSDLVAEAAAAVRFTAPPVFDGDAPRVLAFGAQVDTRPVRTGHRTDDPEQALTAEQVAGYLAKYSTKSATDTVDANGLNPHLRRVEEVATEFAGLAEGAWAHAEIDVPLNDWPYGLLRKWAPSLGFRGHFATKSRRYSLTLGVLRRARRRAQALIADAQRDGRSIDLAAIEADLLADDEDETTLIVGQWRFVGVGWDNEGEVELARAAAARAREYAQHRAEQKRMRKQ